The region TGCCGGCTCCCTCCTTGATCAGCTTGGTCGTGCCGGTGCCGACGGCGGTGCCGCTGATGGTCAGGGTCGTGGCCGCATTGCCGACATCGATGGTGCCTTGGCTGGTGCCCAGGGTGAAACCGCGGTTGATGCTGGTCGTCGCGCCGGTGTACTGCAGGCCGCCGCCGTTGAGCACCAGATTGGCCGATGCGCTGCTCGCCGCGCCGATGCCGCTGACCAGGCCGCCGTTGGTCAGCGTGTTCACGGACAGCGTGCCGCCACTGATCGTGGTGATGCCCTGGTAGTTGTTGCTGTCGTTGCTTAAGGTCAGGGTGCCGGCGCCGGTCTTGGTAAAGTTGGCGCCGTCGCTGCTGATGACCGGCCCGCTGAAAGTCAGATTGGCCGCTGCGTTGGTCACTTCGATCCCGCTGCCGAGANNNNNCACACACTTAATTAATTAAGTGTGTGNNNNNCGGCTGCGCCGGCACCGCGTGCGCCGGCCGGGTTACATCATGCTTTCTTTGCCGATGACGACCGCAAGCGACCGGCATCGCTCCTGGCCGGCGCCGGACGGCGCCGCGGCCAGACCGCGGCCGCCGCAGCGGCCACGGTTCGCTACAGGCTTACTTCGCGCGGCTGAAATACTCGCCCGAACGCGTGTCGACCTTGATGATCTCGTCCTGGCTGACGAACAAGGGCACGCGCACCACCGCGCCGGTTTCCAGGGTCGCCGGCTTGCCGCCGCCGCCCGAGGTATCGCCGCGCACGCCCGGATCGGTCTCGACGATCTTCAGTTCGACGAAGTTCGGCGGCTGGACCATGATCGGCACGCCGTTCCACAAGGTCACCACGCAGGCTTCCTCGCCCTTGAGCCACTTTTCCGCGCCGCCCATGCCCGACTTGTCGGCCTGGACCTGCTCGAAGCTTTCCTGGTTCATGAAGTGCCAGTACTCGCCGTCGCTGTAGAGGTACTGCATGTCGGTGTCGATGACGTCGGCGGCCTCGAGGTCGTCGGTCGCCTTCATGGTCATTTCGACCACGCGGCCGGTCTTGATGTTGCGATACTTCACGCGGGTGAAGGCCTGGCCCTTGCCCGGCTTGACGTACTCGGTATCGGTGATGACGCAAGGCTCGTTGTTGACGAGGATCTTCATCCCGTTCTTGACGTCGTTCATGCCATAGCTGGCCATGCTGAAACTCCTGCGAATAATGAGTGTGGCGTTGCGATTGGGTTCCGGTCACCCCCGCACCGGGCGGGTCGGCGGTGGCCGCGGCCGTCGTCCGGCGCGATCCCGGGCCGGCCTGCGACGGGCCCAGGGGTCCGCGAAACCGGGACCTGCCTGTGGCGGCGGAAGGCTAGAATGTCGGGCTGCGCCGGCCCATCCGCTGCGATTCACCGCGGCGGCGGGACCCGGGCGCCGTAATCGGAACCCTGAAGGCTAGCCCCGCATGATACCCGCTGCTCAAGCCTCCTTACAGCAGGCCCCCTCGTTCGCGACCGCAGCCGCCGGCCCGACGCCGCCGGCCGCCGGCGCGCGCTGGCAGGCGCTGTGGCGCGACGCCGTGCGCGATCCGCGCGAGCTGCTGGCCCTGCTCGGCCTGTCCGACGCGGCCTTGGCGCTGTCGGACGAGGCAGCGGCCCAGTTCCCGCTGCGGGTGCCGCGCGGCTTCGTCGCCCGCATGCTTCGCGGCGACCCGAACGACCCACTGCTGCGCCAGGTCCTGCCGCTGGACGAGGAAATGCGGCCGATGCCGGGTTTCAGCCTGGACGCGGTCGGCGACGGCGCGGCCAAGGCCGGCCACGGCGTGATCCGCAAGTACAACGGCCGCGCCCTGCTGATCGCCACCGGCAGCTGCGCGATCCACTGCCGCTACTGCTTCCGCCGTCACTTTCCCTATGCCGAGGAAACCGCCGCGGCCGGCGGCTGGCGCGACGCGGTCGCCGCGATCGGCGAGGACGCCGGCATCGACGAGGTCATCCTGTCCGGCGGCGACCCCTGGTCGCTGGCCACGCCGAAGCTGGAAGAGCTCACCGAAGCCCTGGCGCAAGTGCCGCACCTCAAGCGCCTGCGCATCCACACCCGCCTGCCGGTGGTCCTGCCCGAGCGCGTCG is a window of Lysobacter antibioticus DNA encoding:
- the efp gene encoding elongation factor P, producing the protein MASYGMNDVKNGMKILVNNEPCVITDTEYVKPGKGQAFTRVKYRNIKTGRVVEMTMKATDDLEAADVIDTDMQYLYSDGEYWHFMNQESFEQVQADKSGMGGAEKWLKGEEACVVTLWNGVPIMVQPPNFVELKIVETDPGVRGDTSGGGGKPATLETGAVVRVPLFVSQDEIIKVDTRSGEYFSRAK
- the epmB gene encoding EF-P beta-lysylation protein EpmB, which gives rise to MIPAAQASLQQAPSFATAAAGPTPPAAGARWQALWRDAVRDPRELLALLGLSDAALALSDEAAAQFPLRVPRGFVARMLRGDPNDPLLRQVLPLDEEMRPMPGFSLDAVGDGAAKAGHGVIRKYNGRALLIATGSCAIHCRYCFRRHFPYAEETAAAGGWRDAVAAIGEDAGIDEVILSGGDPWSLATPKLEELTEALAQVPHLKRLRIHTRLPVVLPERVDAALQAWIERLPWPVAVVLHANHANEFDAEVEAAVRRLRASGATLLNQAVLLRGVNDSVEALAALSERSYAAGVLPYYLHQLDRVQGSAHFEVGDERARELHRQLAARLSGYLVPKLVREVAGDPGKRPL